In Festucalex cinctus isolate MCC-2025b chromosome 17, RoL_Fcin_1.0, whole genome shotgun sequence, the genomic stretch AGTTAAAAATTATTATGTTTCTTTGTTacatggtgccttgagatacgggTCAGCATTATCATCAGAATAAtgaatgatgattttttttttttttgcttagacTTGCAAGCACACAATGGAGACACGAGACTATCCTGTAGCAGTCACCTCAACTCACCACACTTTGGTGGAGTAGcaacaattctttaaaaaataagatgtttttaaaatgttaaatagcaAATGAATTTTAGCgtcaaattaaacaaaaaaagaaaatcacaaatacaGTACTTAGCACTTGCAGAGAAAGAAAGGCCGCTGCTAGAATAATACTAGCCACTGACATGCTAACAATTACCATTGATAGTTACATTTTTAGAACCAACACAAACTGATTTAGATGAGTGCTTCGAGTTATGCTTGTGGTCACAGAACAAAatcaacttgtatctcaagacaCCACTGTAGCGCAGTCCAATATAGTGTAAGATAATATTTTAGAATTAACATAATGTTATTTGCTTGTCACAATATTGAATTAACCATGTTGACACATGAAAGAAGCATGGTTGACTAAACAAACATGCTCAACAAACACAGTGctcactaggggtgtcacgattcgccaactccacgattcgatttaaatttcgattttggggtcacgattcgatttttttttcgatttttttttttttttttttttccgctcccccactttataacacagaggcatatgcttctgtaggctaaggctagtctatgatcattggttctattcattgtacagtaaatcttatttcaaaagatcggctacatataggtgatgcaatttccatattatttttgtgtaaatttatgtaatatatgataattgacattaggcaggaatgatcaaattcaaagaatttatttacaatataaagttaaccgtcttgttcttactgaagtgtaaaataaaaaataaaaaaacaaaaacaaaaagtcacagtgggtgcctgccatctattgactgtttttggttacaacagtgtgctgtgcgttcctcttaaaataatgtgcaatgtgcaacaacaacaaaaaatatattgtatccaaagtcatggaacaaatacagcctgaacaaactatatcccaacatttacagttgctgggcatactgtagcgtggttcaagtacactaattaaatgtttgaatccagcgttttcgaatcgtgtgtcctctcttctatttcgatgctcgaaatcgtgacgtaatttcgatcgatttcgataaaaaatcgaaatcgtgacacccttagtgctCACAGTATGACTTGAAATGTTCAGTGTTCTGCATAACGCTTAAAAACATGAATGTAACGTGCATTAAAAATGTCATCAAAAGTCATTTGGTTATGTTCTTCTTGATTGTTACGTTGGGGGTAtgggtggacccaaaagcggaggaaacaggcgggaagacagactggaaagatgatgtaaggaactttattaactatgacggggaaggactggacgagacggaaggggagtagactgggctggacgtggacacagatcatggcagagacttggcgtggctgactttgaagacttggcgtggctgactttgaagacttggcgtggctgactttgaagacttggcgtggctgactttgaagacttggcgtggctgactttgaagacttggcgtggctgactttgaagacttggcgtggctgactttgaagacttggcgtggctgactttgaagacttggcgtggttgactttgaagacttggcgtggctgactttgaagacgaggcgtggctgactttgaagacgaggcgtggctgactttgaagacgaggcgtggaagactttgaagacgaggcgtggaagactttgaagacgaggcgtggaagacttggcgtggaagacttggcgtggaagacttggcgtggaagacttggcgtggaagacttggcgtggaagacttggcggggaagacttggcggggaagacttggcggggaagacttggcggggaagacttggcggggaagacttggcgtagaagttTTAGCAGAcgaggcgtggaagacttagacttggcgataacagacttggtagacttggcaataaagacttggtagacttggcaataaagacaccactgtgaccagacatgcagacattcaaacaacaaacatcaaacaatgctcccacccCCGCATGAGACAAACACCGCTcccttatacaaacactaatgacataacaggacacacctgggagacacagcagggagggggaaccaatcagcaatacacaccaggaagggaagacacaagcaggtggacaaggttaaccataacgagactggggaagaagacagaaacaccagacaaccaacactcaccaaaataaaacaaaaacccaaacaaactgaaacgtgacattgatataaacaacacaaaagtaTGTTTTGAGGGCAAGAACGGTGGACTGTTTAAGGAAGCTAATCAAGAGATGTGAGTAGTGGATTTCATTTCACAATTTAGTGTTAGGGTTGCGGTGATAGTGTCACTGTATGTGTTCGGTTATAGTTCAGATTATTGTTGGGGTTGACTAAAGTTATGGGTTATGAGTAGGGAAGAGTTTGTGACTAAAGTAAGGGTCAACAAAGTTGTAGGGAGTTGTTGTTAGGGTCAAAGAGATAGACTTCATTCCCTTATCTGCCAATCTTACCGGACTGCCATAATACCAACACTATGGAAAACTGTTATACCAATCCCACTACACTTGGAAAAACTTGGGAAAAACTGAACAATAAATCTACCTTTGATCAGCACACTATGGGCATTCAAAAAAGAAGCCAACAGAGACTGTCAGTCACCCCACCTCCTCTTGTCAcaaaatcaaagcaaaaattCAACCCATCCTTCTGTACTGTTCTACATGCTTCATAGCTATGTTTTCTGTAACTAACGGATCCAAATTCACACATATCACAAACACAGCTGCCAGGATCATTTGTCTCCCCACACCGAATCTCACAGAACTTAACAGGTTCATTACTTGTTGAGCAAACAAGTTTGAACAACACATCACCAATCCACTACAATACTTCACCACACTACGTTCAGGGTGCAGGTGAAGAAGAACAATCAAATTTAGGAGTGCTCACAATGTGAAATGGTGTCCCCTCTGGAATACACACAGTAAATGAAGATGAATTTCCCTGCAATTAATACATCTAAATAATAATAGATCAAAAGTAACTTCTCTTGATTACATTTTGGGTGTGGTACAGGTTGAAGTGATAGTGCCTTGAGAGGGAAAAtgacttcattcataaatatcctaccgaataaattaatacatctAAATAATAGTAGATCAAAAGTAAACTTCAGGTTTCTATTGATTACATTTTGGGTGTGGTACAGGTTGAAGTGATAGTGCCTCGAGACGGAAAATGACTTCATTCAGAAATATCCTACCGAAAGaactatattatttttttgttgcgcCATAAATCATTTCGACATCAGTCATGCCAGACGACCAGACTGTCCCCCATCGTGCTCTCCTGGTCCCAGTAAAAGGGATTCCTCTACCGGCCCACTTTGCCAAAGACTTTGATGCCGTGTCTGCTTTCTGTCCGCATCCATCGGACCTACTCGTTGCTTCTTACCCTAAATCAGGTTTGCCAACTTTTGTACTTCTTCTTATGGTtctctggtctttttttggcATAATGTGTTATTagatgtatccatccatcttctaccacttatccgaggtcgggtcgcgggggcagcagctttaggagggaaacccagacttccctttccccagccacttcatccagctcgtccggcgggatcccaaggcgttcccagggcagccgagagacatagtgtCTCCAGCGTTATTAGATATAGAATAATGTAATTCATGATAGCAAATAGGAATGTGGCTAGTCTGCCATTCAATTAAGTATTACAGGTTTGAATCTCTTCCCAGACCTGCGTTTGCATTCGGTCCCTTTTTTATACTTCTCCAGGCACTCCAGTTCCCTTCCATTCGTGTGAATGTGAGTTGtttgtgattgactggcgaccagtccaataTGCAACTTGCTTGTTGTCCAGAATCATCTGTTATAGGCTAGAGCTCCCCTGGCGACCCTTAAAGATGCTGTACAGTAGATATAAGTCAtgtgttcttgtacattttgGTAATAAGGGACAACATGGATCCAGGAGATAGTTGACCTGCTTCTTCATAACGGAGATGCTGAGAGCTGCAGACGAGCTTCAATAATCAAACGAAACCCTTTCCTCGAGGCTCCCGCTCATCTATGCCAAAGGACAGGTAAGTAGACCACAATTGGATCTCTTTAGATTGTACTGGTACTCCAATTGAAGCATCCACTTGGTGCAGGACACAGGTTGAGAAAAAATACAAGTATAGGATGAACATTGTCTGTGACCAGTAGAACAAATAGCGTACAGTGATACTCGATAAGTTTGCTTTAAATCATCAGGTGTTGCCCTCCTGAAGGAAATGGATCCGCCAAGAGTGATGAAGACACATCTGCCGTTTCAGCTGGTTCCGGTCGGGTTTTGGGAAAACAAGTGCAAAGTAAGATGATGTGGCAAAGTGCCTGCAGGGATGATAACTCAGAACCAGCCCTCCTCATCTAGGATAATGACGTGTCTTTTTAAAGACGATCTACGTTGCACGCAATGCTAAGGACACCCTGGTGAGCTACTACTACTTTCAGCAGATGAATCTGTCCGGTCCTGAGCCTGGACCCTGGGAGGGATACATCCAAAAGTTCATGCGTGGACAGCGTAAGTACGAGTGATACGACGACTGTTTGACCATTTCACTGACTTCCTGAATGTTGTCTCTGCAGTGGGATGGGGGTCCTGGTACGATCATGTAAAAGGTTACTGGGAGGAACGAGAAAAGAGGAACATCCTTTTCCTCTTCTATGAAGACATGAAAGAGGTGGTGATTTAATAATTCCCTCAAGGCCATTACTATCATTGCTTTTCTGTTAATAAGTAAAATCTACCGCAATTATACAGTATTCCCACATGGCTTTGGGCTAGGGTAGGGCATGAGGGCAAGGAAGAGCCTTTTGTCGCCGTCACCTTGCGTTCTGCTCCTCACCAAGGTTCTTCTTTGAAATGATAGTGGTGCCAGGAGGGTCCTCCTCACCTGTGACCTTGACCTCAAATTGAACCTGTGCACTCTGACAGGACTGGTCAGTGGGCTTCTTGGGCACTAGATGAGTTTGTGGTGCTGCAGATTAAGTTCTCCTGTGAGCTTTATATTCCAGCGGCATGGACTGGGATGAGTGATCCACTGTTTATGGCTGGTCTCAAGTTGGAGCCGAGTCAGTAGTTATGCCCCTTGGGGCTCCCTAGGTTCTGGGTGGCAAGAGAAGCGTGGCTATCTTACAAGTCCAACATAAAAATTAAGTGCATATATGGCTTTTTTGTTCTGCTTCCCAGAATCCTCGGCGTGAAGTGGAGCAAATCATGAAGTACCTGGACTTGTCCctttctgatgatgtcatcagccgCATTGTAGAGCTGACCACCTTTGAGAACATGAAGGAGAACCCAATGGTCAACTACACCTTTATTCCTAAGACTGTTTTTGACCAGTCCATCTCCAGATTCATGAGAAAAGGTCATTCAACAAGAGTAAAGTACTTTTATAGGATAACAATGGCCTGTACAGGTTTGGGGAGTTACTGCATTTCTCTCAGTTTTATGGTtagaattacaattttaatcaaCTGATATCACACAAGGGTGGAAACCTGTTTCCTGTTATAAATGTATGGAAAAATATGAtgcaacacaaacaaatgcttattttcacattttaaggACATTTGTGAGTTAGTCCTGTCCTTTTCAAATGTTATTTCCTGATGCATGTCAGcgtaatttaaacaaaaaaagatgcatttcttcttttttccctcaacagGAGACGTTGGTGATTGGAAAAATTATTTGACGGCTGAGCAGTCAGCAGAATTTGATGAAGACTACGAAAAGAAAATGAAGCAAGTCAACATACCGTTCAGAACGCAGTTCTAACAAGCTCCATGGTGTTTCAATGGCTTCTACTGTGCTTGATTTATTTCTGTTGTTGCGATCATTTAGAAGACTAAAATCACCTTTTAGCTTCTATAGGTCATATTTAATTACGCCAAGGTACTGGACACCAATGGTTTATaggatttttaattaaatcaacAGGCTGTATTTTTCGCGTCGGCAAAGTGGGAGTGAGCTTGGTCATGTGGAGGCTGTTTTGCTACAAGAGGTCagatatgctaaaaaaaaaaaacaatcacttgCAAATTGCGCAGGAAAACTGTTGCCGTGAAAAGAGAATGTGGAGGCTAAAGACACGCGAGGAGGACATATAAGCGGCTTGTGTTGTTGGGGGTGAACAAAAGTTCATTAATTACTGGCACACTCTTGATTAGACGCActccttgtgaaaaaaaaaaaaaaagactgatggaggttggttaatactgaagcggtcgcgtatttttttggccaagataaacaaTCTGCGGTTTTTATTTTACCGTTACCGGTAATTCGCCATCTAGTTcacgtgagtttgtgatgctaaccgaCCGCTAAGCTAACGTGCACTCAACGAGACAGAGTGTGCGTTGCTGTCGCACAGTGGTGTAAACATGCACATTCATGTTTTTCATATAcgctagtaatgtctacaagcaATAACGGCATTTTCTCGCTCCTCTGATTAAACATCCAGagccattcacggcaaaataacgctcgagGAGGTTGCGgctaaaataaccactgcctaaacaatcgcagcgggaaaacattttttaacaataaactTGCCTGCGAAGCATGACGCCACACACTGGCTGCTACCGTATCACTGGCGATTCCCCCCCTACAACACGAGTCTTaaccacacaggagaaaataatggaattttttgactcatgcaatttgccactgacttctgaaggtatttgctttcattgtatttgctttAAGCAGTTATGTTATTCGCAGGGTAAATAAACACTATCTGGCCTGTTTTTGTTTCATCACAGTTGGTATATtttcactttgtttacatttcacttgtgggaaaaaaaggtggcttaaatattgttgctgcaataaaagtgctgTTATTCCAaagtgtcaatcacaaatctattgttgagtaattattaccaatatcgtcaaaaatatcgtcacaacatatttctttgaaatatcgtgatataatttttaggccatatAACCCACGCATAAAGCTTtttctaataataattatgtCCATAGTTAAAAATGAAAGCAACTTTAGCCACTATTGAATATCTAATCTAGAAAGCTATataaaaattacaaacaatTCCAGTGGTACCTCAACCTAAGAGTGACCCGActtacaagttgtttttttttgtcttgagttGTGACAACTGCAGGACTAGTGAACaatcttatttaaaaaagaaaagaaaaaaaaaaagtaagttgctGCTGTCAGCTGTTTATAGCCACTctcagataaaaaataaaataaaataaagagaattatattacttaaaaaatatccttgctaaatgctaacacaatGTAAAACCCCTTAGAGGGGCAAACGAAACTACCATCGATGTTGCGATAATTATAAACTTTAAAACAGCTTTTTGAACACAAAGCAAACAACCACCCTCGCAggcatgtattatttattctctGCGAAAAATGGCTAATGTTATTGCAGCTTAAGCCTGGTACACATATAAGGATttgtcaaatcttaaaagatgtttttatctttgtcagatgccacacataaagataaaaaaatcgGGCATTGAACAGCTTTGGTCGTATTGTGTGTAAAGTGCGCAGATAATCTCATCACAGCTCCCTCACAAACAAagattatcatctcaacactggTCAAGATTCCAGTCCGCCGTGAGAGACCTCTCGCGTGAATATACGTGTTCTAATCAAAACTGGaaggggaacaaaaaaacaactgaaacaaCTTGGAAAGAGAGACACACCATGGACGACAACAAATGTGATGAACTGGAAGTAATGATGGTGGTTTGCGGACTACTTCTCCCACGAGCTGGTCCTCCACGGTAAAGGTCCACCGGATTTTGTGCTTCAAGTCGGACAtgtttctgttgtttttgcttgtatgcttgttgtttttgtatacgtgcacttccgtctttttcagttagggcgcctcttgattggctacattccgtttgacgtcacagttggtggCGCAGGCGCAGCTCAGCGTCCCCGCCGACGTTAAgatttttgtcgtaaatattgaacatgttcattatttaagattgtcGGCCCCGAATGGTTTTGGACCCAATTAACgagacaaatccactcttaacatGACTCGCATATGaaagataatcttataaga encodes the following:
- the LOC144005079 gene encoding sulfotransferase 1 family member D1-like produces the protein MPDDQTVPHRALLVPVKGIPLPAHFAKDFDAVSAFCPHPSDLLVASYPKSGTTWIQEIVDLLLHNGDAESCRRASIIKRNPFLEAPAHLCQRTGVALLKEMDPPRVMKTHLPFQLVPVGFWENKCKTIYVARNAKDTLVSYYYFQQMNLSGPEPGPWEGYIQKFMRGQLGWGSWYDHVKGYWEEREKRNILFLFYEDMKENPRREVEQIMKYLDLSLSDDVISRIVELTTFENMKENPMVNYTFIPKTVFDQSISRFMRKGDVGDWKNYLTAEQSAEFDEDYEKKMKQVNIPFRTQF